A genomic segment from Triplophysa dalaica isolate WHDGS20190420 chromosome 22, ASM1584641v1, whole genome shotgun sequence encodes:
- the vps26bl gene encoding vacuolar protein sorting-associated protein 26B-like — MSFFSFGQSAEIDIVLNDAETRKKVEHKTEDGKKDKYFLFYDGETVSGKVNVTLKNPGKRLEHQGIKIEFIGQIELYYDRGNHHEFVSLVKDLARPGEMAQSQTFDFEFTHVEKPYESYTGQNVKLRYFLRATISRRLNDVSKEMDIVVHTLSTYPELNSSIKMEVGIEDCLHIEFEYNKSKYHLKDVIVGKIYFLLVRIKIKHMEIDIIKRETTGTGPNVYHENDTIAKYEIMDGAPVRGESIPIRLFLAGYEMTPTMRDINKKFSVRYYLNLVLIDEEERRYFKQQEITLWRKGDIVRKSMSHHAAIASQRFEGSASAEKALAQAKEDSN, encoded by the exons ATGAGCTTCTTCAGTTTCGGACAGAGTGCTGAAATTGACATAGTTCTGAATGATGCCGAGACGAGAAAAAAGGTGGAGCACAAAACAGAGGATGGAAAAAAGGACAAATATTTTCTGTTCTACGACGGGGAGACAGTCTCTGGGAAAGTCAACGTAACCCTGAAAAATCCAGGGAAAAGGCTGGAACATCAAGGCATCAAAATTGAATTTATCGGCCAAATCG AGTTGTATTATGACAGAGGGAACCACCATGAGTTTGTGTCTCTGGTGAAGGATTTAGCTCGACCTGGAGAAATGGCCCAATCCCAGACCTTTGATTTCGAGTTTACGCATGTGGAGAAACCATATGAATCCTACACGGGCCAAAATGTAAAACTTCG TTATTTCCTGCGGGCCACAATCAGCAGGAGACTAAATGACGTCAGCAAAGAGATGGACATTGTGGTGCACACGCTCAGTACGTATCCAGAACTCAACTCCTCCATAAAGATGGAGGTGGGAATCGAGGACTGTCTGCACATTGAGTTTGAGTACAACAAGTCCAA GTATCACCTAAAAGATGTCATCGTTGGGAAGATCTATTTCCTGTTGGTGCGaatcaagatcaaacatatgGAAATCGACATAATTAAACGTGAAACAACAGGAACGGGGCCAAATGTGTACCATGAAAACGACACCATTGCAAAATACGAGATTATGGATGGAGCACCTGTCCGAG GCGAATCCATCCCAATCCGTCTTTTCTTGGCTGGGTATGAGATGACTCCTACCATGAGAGACATTAATAAAAAGTTCTCTGTACGTTATTACCTGAACCTCGTGCTCATCGACGAAGAAGAGAGACGCTACTTCAAGCAACAG GAGATCACGCTGTGGAGGAAGGGAGATATTGTAAGAAAGAGCATGTCCCACCATGCAGCCATTGCCTCTCAACGCTTTGAAGGTTCCGCAAGTGCAGAGAAAGCTCTCGCTCAGGCTAAAGAGGACAGCAACTAA
- the foxo1b gene encoding forkhead box protein O1-B yields MAEPQQQQLVDIDPDFEPLSRPRSCTWPLHRPEFNEPGSSNTSSPAPSVKPEHGIVDFINSLSLLEETEDYTEEKPVLLCNDFHCQDNCVHPQQQLSAAALHPQQPNPQLTHPQQVPPLPAPASSSSPAAAQRKSSSSRRNAWGNMSYADLITKAIESSPEKRLTLSQIYEWMVKSVPYFKDKGDSNSSAGWKNSIRHNLSLHSRFVRVQNEGTGKSSWWMLNPEGGKSGKSPRRRATSMDNNSKFTKSRGRAAKKKMTMQGGLDGGSNSPGSQYPKWLGSPSSHSNDDFEPWTTFRTRASSDASTLSGRRSPFLPEEDEAGEIHIGYPGTKLGPLPSLSEVTGSLVHHGSESVMMDNLLDNLNIISPKSNGQGSQDAQSALSSPMMQGSPGYPSYNSPQQDYRKCLYGQGPIPIPTLSDSKPGGYGPFAGHYNCAPGLLKELLAADADHRGDRMQSLETIASQVGDGVLACYARSGQLGHGGKILSPHPHTHPHLNAHPRPLHQMPSPPMGMNGCTLVPHGHPCRLGNMKPHLPHNHPAHLGRGGGEVGLPSYTNGFHRHGTVHHHLHGHPERLPSDLDDMSIEQLECDVETVLHDTLMDGDALDFNFDPMSFQQSFPHGVKTSTNNWVSG; encoded by the exons ATGGCAGAACCGCAGCAGCAACAGTTGGTTGACATCGACCCAGATTTCGAGCCTCTTTCCCGACCGCGTTCATGCACCTGGCCGCTGCACCGACCCGAATTCAACGAGCCGGGGAGCTCAAACACATCCTCCCCGGCGCCGTCCGTCAAGCCGGAGCACGGCATTGTGGACTTTATTAACAGTTTAAGTTTACTAGAGGAGACCGAGGACTACACGGAGGAGAAGCCCGTTCTGTTGTGTAACGACTTCCACTGCCAGGACAACTGCGTTCATCCCCAGCAACAGCTTTCGGCGGCGGCGTTGCATCCACAGCAGCCGAATCCCCAGTTGACGCACCCGCAACAGGTGCCGCCGCTCCCCGCCCCTGCCAGCAGCTCCAGCCCCGCAGCGGCCCAGAGGAAGAGCAGCTCGTCTCGTAGGAACGCATGGGGGAATATGTCATACGCTGACCTCATCACCAAGGCGATCGAGAGCTCCCCTGAGAAGCGGCTCACCCTGTCTCAAATCTACGAGTGGATGGTTAAGAGCGTGCCTTACTTCAAAGATAAGGGCGACAGCAACAGCTCAGCCGGCTGGAAG AACTCAATCAGACACAATCTGTCCCTGCACAGTCGTTTCGTGCGAGTGCAGAATGAAGGAACGGGGAAGAGCTCGTGGTGGATGCTGAACCCTGAAGGGGGCAAGAGTGGCAAGTCTCCACGCAGGAGAGCCACGTCCATGGACAACAACAGCAAGTTTACAAAGAGCCGAGGACGAGCGGCCAAGAAAAAG ATGACCATGCAAGGTGGACTCGATGGCGGTTCTAACAGTCCTGGTTCTCAGTACCCAAAATGGCTCGGCAGCCCCAGCTCTCACAGCAATGACGATTTCGAACCCTGGACCACTTTTCGTACACGCGCCAGCTCTGATGCCAGCACCCTCAGCGGACGACGTTCACCCTTCCTACCTGAGGAGGACGAGGCCGGCGAGATCCACATTGGGTACCCGGGCACCAAACTAGGCCCCCTGCCCAGCCTCTCCGAAGTAACGGGTTCCCTGGTTCACCATGGATCTGAGAGCGTGATGATGGATAATTTGTTAGACAACCTCAACATTATTTCCCCCAAAAGTAACGGGCAGGGAAGCCAAGACGCCCAATCCGCACTGTCCTCGCCCATGATGCAAGGTAGCCCCGGGTATCCATCTTACAACTCGCCCCAGCAGGATTATCGAAAATGCCTGTATGGACAGGGTCCCATCCCCATACCAACATTATCAGACAGTAAACCGGGGGGTTACGGACCTTTCGCGGGTCATTACAACTGCGCTCCAGGCCTGCTTAAAGAGTTACTGGCTGCAGATGCTGATCATAGAGGAGACCGCATGCAGTCTTTAGAAACCATTGCCTCTCAGGTTGGAGACGGGGTGCTTGCTTGCTACGCTAGGTCAGGACAACTAGGACATGGTGGGAAAATTTTAAGcccacacccacacacacatcctcacctCAACGCACACCCGCGACCACTGCATCAGATGCCCTCACCGCCGATGGGCATGAACGGGTGTACCCTGGTGCCCCACGGGCATCCTTGTCGTCTTGGTAACATGAAGCCTCACCTGCCTCACAATCATCCTGCTCATCTGGGAAGAGGTGGAGGAGAAGTAGGGTTGCCAAGTTACACCAACGGCTTTCACAGACATGGAACAGTTCATCACCACCTTCATGGTCATCCAGAACGGTTGCCCAGTGACTTGGATGACATGTCGATTGAGCAGCTAGAATGTGATGTAGAAACTGTCCTTCATGACACACTTATGGATGGCGACGCCCTGGACTTCAACTTTGATCCTATGAGCTTTCAACAGAGTTTTCCTCATGGGGTGAAGACAAGCACGAATAACTGGGTATCTGGTTAG